The Buteo buteo chromosome 6, bButBut1.hap1.1, whole genome shotgun sequence genomic interval AGTAAACGTAAAAGATCGTACGGATGAGGACTCCGGGGCTTGTCAAAGTGAAGGTTGCCACCCCCACACCAGTGCCCCCAGTTCCCTTGAAAAGACCAGCCTTATGGCTCCCGCATGTATTTACGCAGAGATTTATTAACTGCAGTTATACAACACGAACTTCAGGATTCATCTCCTTgagatatttattttaattaaaaaaaaactgttTGGGAAACACAATACATATTTCCCTCTACATTTCCCTCCATCTAGTTTCAGAAGAGCAATTCTGTGGGATACAAACAGTCCCAGGGCCCACGCAGCGTATTAGACAATGTTTAAACCTCACACCCAGCAATACAGTCTTAACTCTAGTAAAGCAGAGCGGGAATAAGTTCACATTTACGAAAAACATAACCGAGACACACGGAGGCTTCCAAGGACTTAGATGGGAATTAGCTTGAGTTTAAAAGTTAGAGAGGTAAAAAAGCAAGTACACAAATCACAGTACGCAGTTCTTCACAGTTATCTCAGAGGTGACAGGAATGGTGGttgaagaaaaatcagctgcagagagcagccgCTCACGAGGTGGAAAATGCCAGAATATCCAGAGTTTCAGCGTGCGAAGGCTACACAGGGGGAGAACTACTCTACCAGGATCGTATCAACGCTTTCTTGGATGAGATCCGACTCCAGTATACATTCATCTAAGTGGTCTTGGGATAAACTGGAGCTCTTCCCCACGCTCTCACTGTCACAGTAAGGATGAAACCTGGGGGTCGCGGGGCTCTCCAGCCGCTGGCAGCGGCTGTATTTGTGCTGTTTCCCTCTGTGCATGTACATGTGTTCGAGCAGCTGGCTCTTCCGGAAGAACGTGCGGCCGCAGACGGTgcaactgatttttctctttctggagaaagaaaagttacagTTCAACTCCACCGGTTCGTGGTCCTTGGAGATGAGGGAGAGCTGGCCGATCTGCAGAGGCTCCAGGTCGCTGCAGCTCGGATGCTCCAGCTGATGCTCGTCCTCCTTGAGGAGGAAGGCCCCGAGCCGGCGGCCGTTCCCAGCCTCCCTGTCCTCAGCCAGCGGCTGCACCTCCCCGAGGTCGCTGCTCTCCAGGATGGAGGCCGGCACGCCGAACGGCAGCGAGCCCGAGACGTGGGTGTGCAAGTgctgccgcagccccccccgggaGTCGAAACGCTCCCCGCAGTAGTGACACAAGTGCACCTTGAGGCTGGCCTTGGCAAAGATGGGGCTCGCTCCCTCCGGAGAAGGAGGGGAGCGGCTCTGGGACACCACGGGCTCCGAGTCGCACCTCTCCTGCTTGATGGAGACGGAGAGCTTCGGGTGCTCTTCTGCCGGCTTGGCGAGAGCAGCGGGCTGAGCGGAGGGGCGAGCGACCTGCTGGTCCAGGGAGCTGTCGTCCAGGCCGATGGCCAGAGAGAGCTGCAGCTGCGGGTGGTCGCCCTGGGCGGCAGACCGGCTGCCCGCCTGCGGCAGACTCTCCTTCGCTGCCAGGCGTTCCTTCACCGGTTTGTGTGCCGTCGAGATCTGGATCCCGTACAAGTTGGAAGACTGGACCGGCTCTGGGGAGAACACTTGGTTCATCTCGATCGCGATATGGGAGAGGTGGTCTGCGTGGAGAAAACGGATGCCCTCCTCCAGTCGGCTCTGGCTGACGGTCTGCTTCGGCCCTTTCCCGGTATACATGATATGCAACAAGTAACTAAATATGTCGGGCTGGATGTCTGTGGGCTGAATCTTTATGCATTCGCTGAAACAAGACAGATGATTAAGTACATACGGGGCCCCAAATTACCGCCCTGACCCATTACCTGCCCACTGATTTGTGGCGCTGTTTGCTGCGAGAGGATGCGCAGTGCTGCCTGCCTCCCGGTTCACGAGCAGCGCTCCCTGCCAAGACCTGCAGAAGCACCTGTGCCCTGTTTGCACTGCAAAGGGGCTGAGCGTGTATTTATCCCTGCGATTATAAAGACCGTGCGCACAACCGCGGCCAGGGATGGCGAGAGCGGCCAGCTCCCCGTCACCCCGTCACTTGCACGCACGGCACCGCAGCGATGCCATGTAAGCTACCCATCGCCGGTGCGTGCTGCTCCAATAATAGGAGGCAAAGAATATTTGTGCGTTTAAGTAATAAATTCAGCTGCGTCTACTGTGTAATCTTTATGAGCTTTGCACTCAAGTGTCGGTAAACAACATCTATCGGAAAGGAAGTTAACTGATCTCACTTCCAGCCGAAGGGCTACGCGGCCAATGGCTAAGAATTATCTTGCAAAGGTGCTGGGGGGCCACGACCCTCAAAAAGGACGGGGAACGGAGAAGAGTTTGATGACGAGCAGCAAGCTCCAGGTCAGAGGCGAGATTAGACCTTGGCACCACCGTCGTTGTACCTGCAGAACCACTCCTGACCCTGCTGGATGAAGCATCTGAACAGCAGCTTGAAGTGAACTGATGATCTCGGTCTCAACCCTTATCTGCAAGGGTCTGAAGCGCAGAACTGCGATAAGGCTACGGCTTCTCGATTGCTTCGAGCCCGTGGATCCTGCCAGAAGTGATAGTCCCACCCAGCAAGCTTGCCTACAAGCTAACTCAAAGTAATGGCACGCTGCGTGTGGGCAGGAGGTACCTGGGTATCCCTAGACGGCAAATCCGTGAGGTTCTCACTGCAGGAGGACTGTGGTActtacatgtttattttctgtggtcACACAAACGTCTCATCTCCAAAATGAGGGGCCTGATGTTGGCATATGCTGACTAAGAGGGTGGTTTTAAAGGACAGCACATTCTGGACTGGGAATGTTTAGAGAGCCGAGGTGTGTGCCGAGTTAGGAAAATATTCTCAGGCCAGCTAACATGCCCACTTATGCTCTTTTGGACTTTAATACCcttagaaaggggaaaaagcaggAAGTTGAGCAGAGCGGTTAAAAGGGAGGAGAGCTGTGTGTCCTTACCTCGTCTGATGAATAAATATCATCTTAAAATAGTTTGAAAAAGCAGCGAGCACCGCTCTGTGGGCTTTGAAGTAAACATCTCCAATGGCAACTGTGCAGTCGCACAGAAAGCCAAACTCCCGCTGCATGttcagctgctggaggaggaggacgcTGTGGCCGGTCGTATCCATGGCGTGCCTGAGAGCGAGAGAACAAGACGGTCACCTCGTGAAGAAATGACGGAGCTCCCCAAGGCTCCGAACGTGGGGCTCCCACCACCGCAACGAGACGGGCGCCCGGCACGCAGCGCGGCCTCGCGAggcctcttccctcctccagacGGATCCCTGCGCCCACGATTTTAAGGATTTCTCCCGCCGGTGCCCAAACCCACGCTCAACGAGCTCGAAACCTTCTCCGTGACTTTTCCACACGCCGGCCGCAACCggagctctttctcccacagatGCACGACACGCTCCGCGCTGCACCGGCGCTAACTTTAAAGCCCTCTCGCCttttcccaccccccctcccctcaggATCGTGCTTTCTCCTGCCCCCCTAACCGCGCTCCCccggccctgggggggggggggcagagctaAACGGGGCCGGCGGCGTCGAGCCAGGCGCTCACAGAGGGAACCCTGTGCCGCCCAACAAAGCCCCTATTGTACCGGGCTGAGCCGCCCTTACCCCGCACCGCCCCGCCTCGCCTGCGGCccctttgcaaataaaaaatgctgataTCTGCTATTGTTTCAGCTCAAAATtattgcggggggggggggggggaggagggagggagcagcggGGGGGAGGAGGCGAAGCAGCCTCCCCGGGGAGCGTAACCAgcgccctcccctccccggtccccgtcccccccccccgcggccgcTTACCCGCGCGGAAGCGCAGCGCTGGGCCCGGCTCGGCACCGCCCGcccccgctgcccgcccggcGGATGGGGTGGGCGCTCGCCCCCCCCCGCGCTTCCTGCTGCCGCCCGAAGGggaggcggggaagggggggggagaagccgGGCTGGCCGCGCCGCTCCGCTGgcggctggaaaaaaaaaaacaaaaaaacaaaaaaacacaagtgAGCGCGGCCCCTTGCGCGGCTGCTGCGcgggtgggatttttttaatttttttttaaatttttttttttttgaggtgggGGGTGTTTTCCTCTAGGGTGCCAGAGACCTCACCGTGGGCTCTGGGGTGGGCTTCGCTTCTGACTTCAGGCGGTGACGGGGTGTCATCTGAGCACCTCCGCTCTCGGTCTAAGTGTTTTGCTTCGTTCTGTTCTGTTTGGACAAAAATGCTCCGTAACAGGCGCCTCGCCGGTCTGCCTGCTCCCGAAAATGGACGCGAAGATACGATCTGGCTCTTTCACCCACGTCTGCGGCCTAAGCGCTTTCTTCAACCACCGGCGAATCCTGTGGACGCACCGTTTCTCTCTCAGGCCTCCTCCGGTctcttattaatttttaaaccgAGGGTTATTTTGGGCGAGAGCAGCCGCGGCTGGGTGCAGCGGGGCGCAGGCGGGCAGTGCCACCCCCACCCCGATCTCCCGCCCTCCGGCACCTGCTCCCGGAGGGTTCTCCCAAGCCGCAGCTTGGGCGTCCGGTACAATCTTTGAGGCGCCTTTCCCATGAATTTTATCAAATCGCCTTCCGAACCTGTTTAAACTTAACAGTCCCTGCAGCCTCCCGCTGCCACCAGGTTGATTTGATGGCCGCAGGTGGGCTTTTTGGGtggaaaaggcagggaaaatgGCTGTTTGGGTGCTTTCGCCATGCTTTTGGTGGAGTTTCAGAGATCTCTCGCGCCCACCTCCTCGGTGGTGTCTCTCCTGGCTCAGGGCCTCTGCAGAAGACATTCGGTGCCGTGGATCATCCCTCTCAGTTTTCTCTCAGCATTCGATACTTCGCAGTTCGTTTTCCTATTGCGTTCCCATAATTGcgattttttttaattgggctGTTCCCAAATCCTTAGGGCAAATAATGCCCCTGGCCCCCCAGAATCCGACAGTTTACAGGGCTCTTTCCAGCGGTGCCTCGAGGCAGCCTGAGCGTGGGTGGAGGATggagacaggctgagagaagaCAAAACGTAGGCTCTGAAGCATTTTGCTTCATGCGGTGTTTGCTGCTTAACCCACTGACCAgtgcagctttctctttttccattgctctatgttttatttcttctattttaaataaaaagctcaCAGGGCTCGGGGACcatctttccttcctgtgtTTGCGCAGCAGCAGGACGGAGGGTCGATGGAGCTATAATCCTCCTGCTCCTATAAATATCGGTAGccgcttttttttccccagaaaggtTGGTAGTAGGCGGCTCAAGGTTTTGTACTCTGTTCTGGGttatttaacatatttattaacCCGCGTACAGAGTGAGTCGTTATTTGCAGATGgcatgttatttatttaaatgattaaTTATTTACATGTTATTTAGGTTGACTCTGGTCCAAAGAGGACTTTGAAAGCTTCAGAGAAACTGGAGCCAAAATGATGGAAGTGATGATGAGACATGAAATTTGGTGTTTCGCTATAAAACACAGGCGATGATATCATATGCCTCAGCAGATACAAAGTGATACAGCCTATGCCGATGGGTCAGAAAAGAGAACAGGGCATAATCACAGCTATCTTCATGAGCGTTTCTGCTCGCTCCTCCTCTGTGgccagaaaataataataattaaaaaaaaaattggaaaggcAAGTGTGGCAAGAGGGCACCGAGAGAATGGGGACTGTGAAAAAGGGGGACTGCCTTCTGCCCCGTCTTACCGGAGGCAGCAGAAGCTCCCAGCGTGATGCACGTGGGAGGGCTGGGACGGAGCGAGAGGCTGCGCAAGCCCCACATGGGTGCTCTTTGCTTATGCTGCCCTGAGATGTGtaaggagctgcagagaaaaaaaaaagacccttgAACCATGAGAAAGACAACTTTTCGGTGTGATTTGAAACCCACGACCGTGTCAGCTTATGGAGGCCATTTATTTCACTTCCTATAAAACAGGAAAACCTACGACAGAGTTGTACTGTGGGGGTCCCTCCATCTTTCGCCGGGGCTGGTGCCTTATGGCCAcggaggttttttttttcccttggcgCTGCTACAGGCATCACACCCCTGAGCTGCGGCTGCAGCGtagcggaggggggggggggaaacaaggGGATTTTTTTGAGAGACATTTTGAAAGCTCCACTTTTATTCCGTAGTGGTTAGAAAAGTCCCCAGACAGACCCAGGAGGAAGGGGTGAGGTCCCATTTGGAAACTAGGATTCTATTAATTGGGTTTGTCCCGTTTGCTTTCTCAGTCGAGCGATGCTTCAGGAAAACCTTGGGGGTCATTGAGGCAGGGATTGATGCTGGTACATTTTAACACGgtggcattttattttgttgctttttaaatttttttggttACTTCTGTCCTTTTCAAACTTGTAATCAAATCTTTTAACTTTGCTACAATTAAATTTTCCCCTTCGGCTTGTCTGGAGCTAAGAGGGATCTTGGGTAGTTGCAGCAAACATAAACCCAATCTCTGTCTCTAGAAACTGCGTCTGAATGAAGGAGCTGTGCGGATTAAACACTTCCGATGCCTGCGCTGAATGACAAATGTCACTTTGGGGGTGGAAAAGTCAAGCGGCAGGACCGGGAGGAAAGCCTGACCTGGCTTATGTTTTCTCGCAGCCCCGTGGCAGGTAGCGGAGGGGCCGCCCGCAGCTTCAGGAAATCCCATTTGCTCACACGGGCCAGTTCAAGAGGAGCTGGATGTCGTTAGGCAGGAGAGGTCCAGAGAGCGATGGGAACAGGGCCTGGGAAAGCTCCTAgaaagatgaataaaaaaaaaaaagcgccatCCTTGGGATCTGTGATAAAGCATGGCAGCGGCTGCCAGCCCCTCTGCGCCCTGCATCATCGTCAAACTCCAGGAGGGAAGGCGGTGATACTACCGTGTGAAATTGCAGCAGAAGGGAAATACTTTCTCATGCGACttgcagttgtttttcttgcaaCTTGCAGTTAAACTGCCGCACGCAGGAGGCCGGTAAGGCTGCGGGTAGGAACCTCCCAACGCTGGGCATCCATCCACCTGGGTAACCCAGACCTCCCCGTTACCGCCGCTCGCGGCTGccgggagggagaaggagcggACACCCCGTTCTGCGGGGCGAGAGCCGCAGCGCGGGGAAGGGGCGGATTATCCGGCCGGCtccgcgggggccgggccgggccgggccggcggcgaGGGTCCCGGGTGGGCGCCCCACGCCCCCGCTCCAGGTCCCCCCTCCGCGCGCCGGGGGGCTTcgccgggggagcggggaggggagggtgggaaGCGGAGGGGCCGGGCTTGCGGCacatggggaggggggagccaGCGCCAGCCCGGGCCGCGGCGCGGCCTCCCCGGCGGcatgggaggagaggggagcgCGGCAGGGAgccgcccgccgggccccggCATTGGCGGCGGcgcagcagcgctggcagcggcggggccgggagccgcCGGCCGCCGAGGGGAGGGGTCCGGCTCCGTGCGGTCGCGGCGGAGCCGGCGCTGCGGCAGCAGCAGGCGCGGCGGGGCGGAAGTCCTTTGTTGcagccgcggcggcagcagcagcggcagcggcgggagcgggagcggcgCGGGCAGCTCCccctcggcggcggccgccgcctctCCCCGCGCCGCGGGTAAGCGGGGCCGTGCGCCCCTCCGGGCGCCGGGGAGCGAGGCGGGGAGGTGGCgggtggtggaggggggggggggaaggcgggaGGCGGtgcgcggcgcggcggccgcagctccgccggcggcgggaggTGGGAAGTGCCGAGCGGCGCCGGTCGCGGCAtggcccggcgcggcgcggcccggcccgccaTAGTGGCGCGGGGGGCAGCGGCGCCGCCGCCAGGTAAGGGGGGCTTTTCCAGCCCGCGGACGGCCGCCGTGACCTTGCGCCCGGCGGCCTGGCACGGCGCGGCAACGGCGCGGC includes:
- the ZBTB25 gene encoding zinc finger and BTB domain-containing protein 25; translation: MDTTGHSVLLLQQLNMQREFGFLCDCTVAIGDVYFKAHRAVLAAFSNYFKMIFIHQTSECIKIQPTDIQPDIFSYLLHIMYTGKGPKQTVSQSRLEEGIRFLHADHLSHIAIEMNQVFSPEPVQSSNLYGIQISTAHKPVKERLAAKESLPQAGSRSAAQGDHPQLQLSLAIGLDDSSLDQQVARPSAQPAALAKPAEEHPKLSVSIKQERCDSEPVVSQSRSPPSPEGASPIFAKASLKVHLCHYCGERFDSRGGLRQHLHTHVSGSLPFGVPASILESSDLGEVQPLAEDREAGNGRRLGAFLLKEDEHQLEHPSCSDLEPLQIGQLSLISKDHEPVELNCNFSFSRKRKISCTVCGRTFFRKSQLLEHMYMHRGKQHKYSRCQRLESPATPRFHPYCDSESVGKSSSLSQDHLDECILESDLIQESVDTILVE